In the genome of Photobacterium sp. TY1-4, one region contains:
- the glpK gene encoding glycerol kinase GlpK, translating to MTTEPKYIVALDQGTTSSRAVVLDHNANIVCSSQREFTQIYPKAGWVEHDPLEIYATQSSTLVEALAKAGIRSDQVAGIGITNQRETTIVWNKQTGKPVYNAIVWQCRRTADICNELKAQGLEEYIRDNTGLVVDPYFSGTKIKWILDNVEGAREEAEAGNLLFGTVDTWLIWKMTQGRVHVTDFTNASRTMVFNINTLEWDEKLLKALDIPLSMMPEVKASSEVYGQTNIGGKGGTRIPIAGIAGDQQAALFGQMCVEAGQAKNTYGTGCFLLMNTGKEKVASQNGLLTTLACGPEGEVAYALEGAVFMGGASIQWLRDEMKLLNDASDSEYFAEKVGSANGVYLVPAFTGLGAPYWDPYARGTIVGLTRGVNANHIIRATLEGIAYQTRDVLDAMQADSGIELANLRVDGGAVANNFLMQFQSDILNTEVHRPVVTEVTALGAAYLAGLAVGFWGSIDELKDKAKLDRSFHPCGDEQKRQRRYQGWKRAVECAKGWALNEDEI from the coding sequence ATGACTACAGAGCCAAAATACATTGTTGCCCTTGATCAAGGCACAACCAGCTCCCGCGCCGTTGTGCTGGATCACAACGCCAACATTGTGTGCTCGTCACAGCGTGAATTTACTCAAATCTATCCGAAAGCCGGCTGGGTGGAGCATGATCCTCTGGAGATCTATGCCACGCAAAGTTCAACCTTAGTGGAGGCCCTGGCCAAAGCCGGGATCCGCTCGGACCAGGTCGCCGGGATCGGCATCACCAACCAGCGTGAAACCACCATCGTCTGGAATAAGCAGACCGGCAAGCCGGTGTACAACGCAATTGTCTGGCAATGCCGCCGTACCGCGGACATCTGTAACGAACTCAAGGCCCAGGGCCTGGAAGAATACATCCGCGACAATACCGGCCTGGTGGTCGACCCGTACTTCTCCGGCACCAAAATCAAGTGGATCCTCGACAACGTTGAAGGGGCCCGCGAAGAAGCCGAAGCCGGCAACCTGCTGTTCGGGACCGTCGATACCTGGCTGATCTGGAAAATGACCCAGGGCCGCGTTCATGTCACCGACTTCACCAACGCCTCGCGCACCATGGTGTTCAACATCAACACCCTGGAGTGGGACGAGAAGCTGCTCAAGGCGCTGGATATTCCGCTGTCGATGATGCCGGAAGTCAAAGCCTCGTCGGAAGTCTACGGCCAGACCAACATCGGCGGGAAAGGCGGCACCCGGATCCCAATCGCCGGGATCGCCGGAGACCAGCAAGCCGCGCTGTTCGGCCAGATGTGTGTCGAAGCCGGTCAGGCCAAGAACACCTACGGCACCGGCTGCTTCCTGCTGATGAACACCGGGAAAGAGAAAGTTGCATCGCAAAACGGCCTGCTGACCACCCTGGCCTGTGGCCCGGAAGGCGAAGTGGCCTACGCGCTGGAAGGGGCAGTCTTCATGGGCGGCGCATCCATCCAGTGGCTGCGTGACGAAATGAAACTGCTCAATGATGCCAGCGACTCCGAGTACTTTGCTGAGAAAGTCGGCAGTGCCAACGGCGTTTACCTGGTGCCGGCCTTCACCGGCCTGGGCGCGCCGTACTGGGACCCGTATGCCCGCGGCACCATTGTCGGCCTGACCCGTGGCGTCAATGCCAACCACATCATCCGCGCCACGCTGGAAGGCATCGCCTACCAGACCCGCGACGTGCTGGATGCCATGCAGGCCGATTCCGGCATTGAGCTGGCCAACCTGCGTGTCGACGGCGGCGCCGTGGCGAACAACTTCCTGATGCAGTTCCAGTCGGACATCCTCAACACCGAGGTTCACCGTCCGGTCGTCACCGAAGTCACCGCGCTGGGTGCCGCTTACCTGGCCGGTCTGGCAGTGGGTTTCTGGGGCAGCATTGACGAGCTGAAAGACAAGGCCAAGCTGGATCGCAGCTTCCACCCTTGCGGCGACGAGCAAAAACGTCAGCGCCGCTACCAGGGCTGGAAGCGTGCCGTCGAGTGCGCTAAAGGCTGGGCACTGAACGAAGACGAGATCTGA
- the hslV gene encoding ATP-dependent protease subunit HslV, with translation MTTIVSVRRNGKVVIAGDGQVSLGNTVMKGNARKVRRLYNNKVLAGFAGGTADAFTLFERFERKLEMHQGHLMKAAVELAKDWRTDRMLRRLEALLAVADETCSLIITGNGDVVQPENDLIAIGSGGNFAQAAATALLENTDLDAREIAEKSLKIAGDICVFTNQFHTIEELESK, from the coding sequence GTGACCACAATCGTATCTGTACGTCGAAACGGTAAAGTAGTTATCGCCGGTGATGGCCAGGTGTCCCTGGGCAATACCGTGATGAAAGGTAACGCTCGCAAAGTGCGCCGTTTATACAACAATAAAGTACTGGCAGGCTTTGCCGGCGGTACAGCGGACGCCTTCACCCTATTCGAGCGTTTCGAGCGTAAGCTGGAAATGCACCAGGGCCACCTGATGAAAGCCGCGGTCGAGCTGGCCAAAGACTGGCGCACCGATCGCATGCTGCGACGCCTGGAAGCCCTACTGGCGGTGGCCGATGAAACTTGCTCGCTGATCATTACCGGCAACGGCGATGTTGTGCAGCCGGAAAATGACCTGATCGCCATCGGCTCCGGCGGCAACTTCGCCCAAGCTGCGGCGACGGCCCTACTGGAGAACACTGATCTCGATGCCCGTGAGATTGCTGAAAAATCGCTGAAAATTGCTGGGGATATCTGTGTCTTCACCAACCAGTTCCATACCATCGAAGAGCTTGAGAGCAAGTAA
- the hslU gene encoding HslU--HslV peptidase ATPase subunit, with amino-acid sequence MSEMTPREIVHELDRHIIGQDKAKRAVAIALRNRWRRMQLPEELRVEVTPKNILMIGPTGVGKTEIARRLAKLANAPFIKVEATKFTEVGYVGKEVETIIRDLTDVAVKMTHQQAMEKVRFRAEEQAEDRILDVLLPPARDAWGQNEEADNSSATRQSFRKKLREGKLDDKEIEIDVAAPQMGVEIMAPPGMEEMTNQLQGMFQNLAGNTTKKRKMKIKDAMKAATEEEAAKLVNQEELKEKAIFAVENHGIVFLDEIDKICKRGETSGPDVSREGVQRDLLPLVEGSTVSTKHGMVRTDHILFIASGAFQVAKPSDLIPELQGRLPIRVELEALSSNDFKRILTEPNASLTEQYQALMATESVNIEFDESGINKLADAAWQVNERTENIGARRLHTVMERLMEELSFDATEKSGEKIVINDAYVTERLGELVEDEDLSRFIL; translated from the coding sequence ATGTCTGAGATGACGCCTCGCGAAATCGTCCACGAACTTGATCGCCACATCATCGGTCAGGACAAAGCCAAGCGCGCAGTGGCCATTGCCCTGCGCAACCGCTGGCGCCGCATGCAGCTTCCTGAAGAGCTGCGGGTCGAAGTGACTCCGAAAAACATTCTGATGATCGGCCCGACCGGGGTCGGTAAAACCGAAATCGCCCGCCGCCTGGCCAAACTGGCCAATGCGCCGTTCATCAAGGTCGAAGCGACCAAATTTACCGAAGTCGGCTATGTCGGCAAAGAAGTCGAAACCATCATCCGCGACCTGACGGATGTGGCGGTGAAGATGACCCACCAGCAAGCGATGGAAAAAGTCCGTTTCCGCGCCGAAGAGCAGGCGGAAGATCGGATCCTGGACGTCCTGCTGCCGCCGGCCCGCGATGCCTGGGGCCAGAACGAAGAAGCGGACAACAGCTCCGCGACCCGCCAGTCGTTCCGCAAGAAGCTGCGTGAAGGCAAGCTGGATGACAAAGAGATCGAAATCGATGTCGCTGCACCGCAAATGGGGGTGGAAATCATGGCCCCGCCGGGCATGGAAGAAATGACCAACCAGCTGCAGGGCATGTTCCAGAACCTGGCCGGCAACACGACCAAAAAGCGTAAGATGAAAATCAAAGACGCGATGAAGGCAGCGACCGAAGAGGAAGCGGCCAAGCTGGTCAACCAGGAAGAACTCAAAGAGAAAGCGATTTTCGCGGTCGAAAACCACGGTATCGTGTTCCTTGATGAGATCGACAAGATCTGTAAGCGTGGCGAAACCTCCGGCCCGGATGTCTCGCGCGAAGGGGTTCAGCGTGACCTGTTGCCGCTGGTGGAAGGCAGCACCGTTTCGACCAAACACGGCATGGTTCGTACCGACCACATCCTGTTCATTGCCTCCGGCGCCTTCCAGGTCGCCAAGCCTTCGGATCTGATCCCGGAACTGCAAGGCCGTCTGCCGATCCGCGTTGAGTTGGAAGCCCTGAGCAGCAATGACTTCAAGCGCATCCTGACCGAGCCGAACGCCTCGCTGACCGAGCAATACCAGGCCCTGATGGCCACCGAATCGGTGAACATCGAGTTTGACGAAAGCGGGATCAACAAGCTGGCCGATGCCGCCTGGCAGGTCAACGAGCGGACCGAGAACATCGGTGCCCGCCGCCTGCACACCGTGATGGAACGCCTGATGGAAGAACTGTCCTTCGACGCTACCGAGAAATCCGGCGAGAAAATCGTGATCAACGATGCCTACGTCACCGAGCGTCTGGGTGAGCTGGTGGAAGACGAAGATCTGAGCCGCTTTATCCTGTAA
- a CDS encoding MIP/aquaporin family protein: MTTQKQHTLLGECLAEFIGTGLLIFFGVGCVAALVLAGAEFGQWEISIVWGFGVTIAIYCTAGVSGAHINPAVTIALALFHGFDKRKVGPYIAAQMLGAFCSAALVYTLYGNLFTDFEASHQIIRGSEASLATAGIFSTYPNPALSFGGAFAVEFVITAVLMFAILAIGDEKNGAPRGAMGPVLIGILIAVIGGSLGPLTGFAMNPARDLGPKFFAYLAGWGDIALTGGKDIPYLIVPMLAPIFGAAFGGWLYPKAIGAYLPGNAQPEAEQGAEAPETAQA, from the coding sequence ATGACAACCCAAAAGCAACACACACTGCTTGGCGAGTGTCTCGCCGAGTTTATCGGGACCGGCTTGTTAATTTTCTTCGGCGTCGGCTGTGTCGCCGCACTGGTTCTGGCCGGGGCGGAATTCGGCCAGTGGGAAATTAGCATCGTTTGGGGCTTTGGCGTCACCATCGCCATCTATTGCACCGCCGGTGTCTCCGGGGCCCACATTAACCCGGCGGTCACCATCGCCCTCGCCCTATTCCACGGCTTCGACAAACGTAAAGTCGGCCCATACATCGCTGCGCAAATGCTCGGCGCTTTCTGCTCGGCGGCCCTAGTCTACACCCTGTACGGCAACCTGTTTACCGACTTTGAAGCCAGCCACCAGATCATTCGCGGCAGCGAAGCCAGCCTGGCCACCGCCGGCATTTTCTCAACCTACCCGAACCCGGCCCTGTCCTTCGGCGGCGCATTTGCGGTCGAGTTTGTGATCACCGCGGTGCTGATGTTTGCCATCCTGGCAATCGGCGATGAGAAAAACGGCGCGCCGCGCGGTGCCATGGGCCCGGTACTGATCGGGATCCTGATCGCCGTGATCGGTGGCTCCCTGGGCCCGCTCACCGGCTTTGCCATGAACCCGGCCCGTGACTTAGGTCCGAAGTTCTTCGCTTACCTGGCCGGCTGGGGTGATATCGCACTCACCGGCGGCAAAGATATTCCTTACCTGATTGTCCCGATGCTGGCGCCTATTTTCGGTGCAGCCTTCGGCGGCTGGCTCTATCCGAAAGCCATCGGTGCCTACCTGCCGGGCAACGCACAACCTGAAGCAGAACAAGGCGCGGAAGCACCTGAAACCGCACAAGCCTAA
- a CDS encoding 1,4-dihydroxy-2-naphthoate polyprenyltransferase, which translates to MTPSSFAIWLDAARPKTLPLAVTSIVSGSAVAAWQGHFSALIAGLALITALLLQILSNLANDYGDAAKGTDNADRLGPQRAIQSGHITPEAMRNAMILNIILTVSSGLCLILIACSTPQDIVGFLLLGLMAIAASIAYTVGNKPYGYRGLGDLSVLMFFGWLGVAGTYYLQAGQIDSVIMLPATACGLLAVGVLNINNLRDIDNDRACGKLTLAVRMGPSWGRKYHLCLLLASVLCLALFAVLELESPYGWLFALSAPLLFRHGRQVLQAADGAALRPMMATMVKCALLTNLLFAAGVVLAA; encoded by the coding sequence ATGACTCCTTCTTCATTCGCAATCTGGCTGGATGCGGCAAGACCGAAAACCTTGCCGTTGGCCGTCACCTCCATTGTCAGCGGCAGCGCCGTCGCCGCCTGGCAGGGACACTTCTCCGCGCTGATCGCCGGCCTCGCCCTGATCACCGCCCTGCTGCTGCAAATCTTGTCGAACCTGGCCAATGACTACGGCGATGCTGCCAAAGGCACCGATAACGCCGATCGTCTGGGCCCGCAGCGCGCGATTCAGTCCGGGCACATCACCCCCGAGGCGATGCGCAATGCGATGATCCTCAATATCATCCTGACGGTCAGCAGCGGCCTGTGCCTGATCCTGATTGCCTGCAGCACCCCGCAGGATATTGTCGGCTTTCTCCTGCTCGGCCTGATGGCGATTGCCGCCTCCATTGCCTATACCGTCGGCAATAAGCCTTATGGCTACCGCGGACTGGGCGATCTGTCGGTGCTGATGTTCTTCGGCTGGCTCGGTGTCGCCGGGACTTACTACCTGCAAGCGGGCCAGATTGACTCGGTGATCATGCTGCCGGCCACCGCCTGCGGCCTGCTGGCCGTCGGGGTGCTCAATATCAACAACCTGCGGGATATCGACAACGACCGTGCCTGCGGCAAGCTGACCCTGGCAGTGCGGATGGGGCCAAGCTGGGGGCGTAAATATCACCTGTGCCTGCTGCTGGCCAGCGTGCTGTGCCTGGCGCTGTTCGCCGTGCTGGAGCTGGAGTCGCCCTACGGCTGGCTGTTTGCCCTGAGTGCTCCACTGCTGTTTCGCCACGGCCGGCAGGTCTTGCAGGCCGCGGACGGTGCGGCGCTGCGGCCGATGATGGCCACCATGGTCAAATGCGCCCTGCTCACCAACCTGCTGTTTGCCGCCGGGGTGGTACTGGCGGCGTAG
- the zapB gene encoding cell division protein ZapB: MSLEMLEKLEAKVQMAVDTISLLQMEVEELKEKNDALASEAQELRAGRETLEQDNAKMRNDHQAWQERVRNLLGKMDSVE; encoded by the coding sequence ATGTCATTAGAAATGTTGGAAAAGCTAGAAGCCAAAGTGCAAATGGCTGTTGATACAATTTCCCTGCTGCAAATGGAAGTTGAAGAACTGAAAGAAAAAAATGATGCGCTGGCCAGCGAAGCGCAGGAACTGCGTGCCGGTCGTGAAACGCTGGAGCAGGACAATGCCAAAATGCGCAATGACCATCAGGCATGGCAAGAGCGCGTTCGTAACCTGCTGGGTAAAATGGACAGCGTGGAATAA
- a CDS encoding SPOR domain-containing protein, with product MATKDYVKRGRAPKKSTRNSRKAPASGGFPFKWALIALCLVGALGYGLYFLSTSPAPKPATTAQPKPAPQSAPKPASKPAPKPVPKPEPKPQTTLPPKPEEKWRYIEELENKEVKVEAKAQQQPTRPYLMQCGAYRSADQAEQRKAMIAFQGLTSQIKVSQGEKGSWYRVILGPYPQKRKAESDRNQLRRAGIEPCAIWFWE from the coding sequence GTGGCCACAAAAGATTATGTCAAACGTGGGCGAGCGCCGAAGAAGTCGACCCGCAATTCTCGCAAGGCACCGGCATCCGGCGGCTTTCCGTTCAAATGGGCGCTGATTGCGCTTTGCCTGGTCGGTGCCCTGGGCTACGGCCTGTATTTTCTGTCGACCAGCCCGGCCCCGAAGCCGGCGACCACGGCACAGCCCAAACCGGCACCCCAATCTGCGCCCAAACCTGCGTCGAAACCGGCACCCAAGCCTGTGCCAAAGCCCGAGCCGAAGCCGCAAACCACCCTGCCGCCGAAGCCGGAGGAGAAATGGCGTTATATTGAAGAGCTGGAAAATAAAGAAGTGAAGGTTGAGGCCAAAGCGCAACAGCAACCCACCCGGCCCTACCTGATGCAATGCGGCGCCTATCGCAGCGCCGATCAGGCCGAGCAGCGCAAAGCCATGATTGCCTTCCAGGGACTGACCAGCCAGATTAAGGTCAGCCAGGGTGAAAAAGGCAGCTGGTACCGGGTGATCCTTGGCCCGTACCCGCAAAAACGTAAAGCCGAGAGCGACCGCAACCAGCTGCGCCGCGCCGGCATTGAACCCTGCGCCATCTGGTTCTGGGAATAA
- the cytR gene encoding DNA-binding transcriptional regulator CytR → MATMKDVAQLAGVSTATVSRALMNPEKVSASTRKKVEQAVMDAGYSPNSLARNLRRNESKTIVTIVPDICDPYFTEIIRGIEEAAMEHGYLVLLGDSGQQKTRENSFVNLVFTKQADGMLLLGTDLPFDVSKPEQKNLPPMVMACEFAPELELPTVHIDNLTAAFEAVNYLTQMGHKRIAQIAGPDTAVLCQFRSQGYQQALRRAGVELNPAYTVKGDFTFAAGARAVTALLSLPEPPTALLCHNDVMAIGAMQQAKRLGFQVPQDLSIVGFDDIQFAEYCDPPLTTVSQPRYEIGRQSMLMLLDILQGKDISSGSRLLDAKLVIRESAAPPVA, encoded by the coding sequence ATGGCGACAATGAAGGATGTTGCCCAGCTAGCCGGCGTCTCGACGGCCACGGTCTCCCGTGCCCTGATGAACCCGGAAAAAGTGTCGGCCTCAACCCGCAAAAAGGTTGAGCAGGCCGTCATGGATGCTGGCTATTCCCCCAACTCCCTGGCTAGGAATCTGCGTCGTAACGAATCAAAGACCATTGTCACAATCGTGCCGGACATCTGTGATCCCTACTTTACCGAGATCATTCGCGGGATTGAGGAAGCAGCAATGGAGCACGGTTACCTGGTCTTACTGGGTGACAGTGGGCAACAAAAAACCCGCGAAAACTCCTTCGTCAACCTGGTGTTTACCAAACAGGCGGACGGCATGCTGCTGCTCGGCACGGATCTGCCGTTTGATGTCAGCAAGCCGGAGCAGAAAAACCTGCCACCGATGGTGATGGCGTGCGAATTTGCGCCGGAGCTGGAACTGCCGACGGTCCACATCGACAACCTGACCGCTGCGTTTGAAGCCGTCAACTACCTGACCCAGATGGGCCACAAACGGATCGCCCAAATTGCCGGACCGGACACCGCCGTGCTGTGCCAGTTCCGCTCCCAGGGCTACCAACAGGCCCTGCGCCGCGCCGGCGTCGAGCTCAATCCGGCCTACACCGTGAAGGGCGACTTCACCTTTGCCGCCGGTGCCCGCGCCGTCACGGCCCTGCTGTCGCTGCCGGAGCCCCCGACGGCACTGCTGTGTCACAACGATGTGATGGCGATCGGTGCCATGCAACAGGCCAAACGCCTGGGCTTCCAGGTCCCGCAGGATCTGTCGATTGTCGGCTTCGATGACATCCAGTTCGCCGAGTACTGCGATCCGCCGCTGACCACGGTGTCTCAGCCACGCTATGAAATCGGCCGTCAGTCGATGTTGATGCTGCTCGATATCCTGCAAGGCAAAGACATCAGCTCCGGCTCACGCCTGCTCGATGCCAAGCTGGTGATCCGGGAAAGTGCAGCGCCGCCTGTCGCCTAA
- the rraA gene encoding ribonuclease E activity regulator RraA gives MEYNTSELCDIYLDQVDVVEPMFSSYGGRSSFGGQITTIKCFEDNGLIREVLQESGVGRVLLIDGGGSLRRALVDAEIAQLATNNEWEGLVVYGCVRHVDELDELEIGIHAMASIPVGADQQGTGDVDVPVNFGGVTFLPEDHLYADNTGVILSPEPLDIE, from the coding sequence ATGGAATACAATACCTCCGAACTATGCGATATTTACCTGGACCAGGTCGATGTTGTTGAGCCCATGTTCAGCTCTTACGGCGGTCGCAGCTCATTTGGCGGCCAGATCACCACCATCAAGTGTTTTGAAGACAATGGTCTGATCCGTGAAGTGCTGCAGGAGTCCGGTGTCGGACGGGTATTGCTGATCGATGGCGGCGGCTCGCTACGACGGGCACTGGTTGACGCTGAAATTGCCCAGCTGGCGACCAACAACGAATGGGAAGGACTGGTAGTCTATGGCTGCGTGCGCCATGTCGATGAACTGGATGAGCTGGAGATCGGGATCCACGCCATGGCTTCGATCCCGGTCGGCGCCGATCAGCAAGGGACCGGGGACGTTGATGTGCCGGTCAATTTTGGCGGCGTGACCTTCCTGCCGGAAGATCACCTCTATGCCGACAACACCGGCGTGATCCTCTCACCGGAGCCGCTGGATATCGAATAA
- a CDS encoding IS4 family transposase — MDVSQALDIINNWKPNQVETLADLLPLELIDEAYSLTDTVTMRKRKLTLESMVWLLVGMAIYNDKSVKDLVNQLDIVDRTGKAFVAPSALTQRRKTLGEPAMRAVFERMTAAWMEGANLPHWNGLTLLGVDGVVWRTPDSPQNNEVFSRQKDTQYPQVRMVCQMELSSHLITGSAFDDYAVNEMVLAEKLIETTPDHSLTMFDKGFYSLGLLHQWHQAGTERHWLLPLKKNTQYEIVQSLGRNDKLVSLRSNPRARKLWPNLPDKITARLVTRKVKGKTYEVLTSMVDAMRYPAADISSLYGHRWEIEMGYREQKQYMLGNRLTLRSRLPELVKQELWGILLTYNLIRYQMVELCFTLKGNYLPYQLSFNGTLAHIMRLLVGLPYSTPGAIPRQLKSFHSMAESLILEGRRERTFPRTVKPRPKRYAQKKNAAHLK; from the coding sequence ATGGACGTCTCACAAGCCCTCGATATCATTAATAACTGGAAGCCTAACCAAGTAGAAACACTGGCTGACTTGCTTCCTCTCGAACTGATTGATGAAGCCTATTCCCTCACGGATACCGTCACGATGCGCAAGCGAAAGTTGACGCTGGAATCCATGGTCTGGCTATTGGTTGGCATGGCCATTTACAATGACAAGTCAGTGAAAGATCTTGTAAATCAGCTAGATATTGTTGATAGAACCGGGAAGGCTTTTGTTGCTCCAAGTGCATTGACCCAACGTCGAAAGACTCTCGGGGAGCCTGCCATGAGAGCGGTCTTCGAACGTATGACTGCCGCGTGGATGGAAGGCGCCAACTTGCCTCACTGGAACGGCCTCACACTGTTGGGCGTTGATGGCGTGGTCTGGCGGACGCCGGACAGTCCACAAAATAACGAAGTATTCTCCCGGCAAAAAGACACCCAATACCCTCAAGTCCGCATGGTCTGCCAAATGGAGTTAAGCAGCCATTTAATTACAGGCAGTGCTTTCGATGACTATGCTGTCAATGAGATGGTGTTGGCAGAGAAACTCATTGAGACGACCCCAGATCATAGCCTCACCATGTTCGATAAAGGTTTTTACTCTCTGGGCTTGCTGCATCAGTGGCATCAGGCGGGTACTGAACGCCACTGGTTGCTCCCATTAAAGAAAAATACGCAATATGAGATCGTACAATCTTTAGGCCGAAACGACAAACTGGTATCACTGAGAAGTAACCCGAGAGCCCGTAAACTTTGGCCCAATCTACCGGATAAAATCACCGCTCGCTTAGTCACGCGTAAAGTCAAAGGGAAGACATACGAGGTGCTGACTTCAATGGTAGATGCTATGCGCTACCCTGCCGCAGATATCAGCAGTCTCTATGGACATCGCTGGGAAATAGAAATGGGTTACCGAGAGCAAAAGCAGTATATGTTGGGCAACCGTCTGACCCTTCGAAGCCGTCTCCCCGAACTGGTGAAGCAAGAGCTGTGGGGGATTTTACTGACTTACAACCTGATCCGTTATCAGATGGTGGAGCTCTGCTTCACCCTAAAAGGGAACTACTTGCCTTACCAACTGAGTTTCAATGGAACGCTCGCACACATAATGCGCTTACTGGTTGGATTACCGTACTCAACACCGGGAGCTATCCCACGCCAGCTCAAGAGCTTCCACAGCATGGCTGAAAGTTTGATATTAGAGGGACGAAGAGAAAGAACCTTCCCCAGAACAGTCAAGCCTCGCCCCAAAAGATACGCCCAAAAGAAAAATGCCGCTCACCTTAAGTGA